The proteins below are encoded in one region of Myxococcales bacterium:
- a CDS encoding ATP-dependent 6-phosphofructokinase has protein sequence MNDGFHIETLGETRIKSPIKLGTQPGDLLADFTAEDARVVTDTNIKAIQRHMAAGTEPPSLELAGPREHIYFEPSKLRVGIVTCGGLCPGINDVIRALVMTLHHGYGVASIHGFKYGYAGLNPEYEYPVVDLSPASVRDVHGTGGTILGTSRGGQPIEVMIDTLEQLDIRLLFTIGGDGTFRAAHAIHEQLKARGVKTGVVAIPKTIDNDIPMVERTFGFDTAVALASSAIQSAHSEAISAASGIGLVKLMGRHAGFIAANAALANRNVNLVLVPEVPFDLEGDSGLYRYLEKRFSKAKSTVIVVAEGAGQHHLPSEKSTDASGNKKLGDIGTFLKQQIEKTFAYRKNLTLKYIDPSYMIRSAPPTPHDSIFCGYVAQAAAHAGMAGKTGMAVGRAHGAFTHIPLQTLVHKQKRVDPEGQLWLSVLESTGQPFTLTSSNRG, from the coding sequence ATGAATGATGGATTCCATATCGAAACCCTTGGTGAGACACGTATCAAATCCCCCATCAAACTGGGGACCCAGCCCGGGGATCTCCTTGCTGATTTTACAGCCGAAGATGCAAGGGTTGTCACCGACACTAATATTAAAGCGATTCAGCGCCATATGGCTGCGGGAACCGAACCTCCTTCGCTGGAATTGGCCGGACCGCGAGAGCACATTTATTTTGAACCATCCAAGCTTCGCGTCGGCATCGTCACCTGTGGAGGTCTTTGCCCCGGCATCAATGATGTGATCCGTGCGCTTGTCATGACCCTTCACCATGGCTATGGCGTCGCATCGATTCACGGCTTCAAATATGGATACGCGGGACTCAATCCGGAATACGAATATCCTGTGGTCGATCTCAGCCCTGCCTCAGTGCGCGATGTCCACGGTACTGGCGGTACCATCTTGGGTACCTCGCGTGGAGGACAGCCCATTGAAGTCATGATTGATACCTTGGAGCAGCTTGATATACGTCTGCTATTTACCATTGGGGGTGACGGCACATTTCGCGCAGCGCATGCTATTCACGAGCAGCTTAAAGCGCGCGGCGTCAAAACCGGGGTGGTCGCGATTCCTAAAACCATCGACAACGACATTCCCATGGTTGAACGTACCTTTGGGTTTGACACAGCGGTTGCATTGGCTTCAAGTGCGATTCAATCCGCCCACTCCGAAGCCATATCGGCTGCAAGCGGTATTGGTCTGGTCAAACTCATGGGAAGGCATGCCGGTTTCATTGCGGCGAATGCAGCGCTCGCCAATCGCAATGTTAACCTGGTGCTTGTCCCGGAAGTCCCTTTTGATCTTGAGGGTGACTCCGGTCTTTATCGTTATTTAGAGAAGCGTTTTTCCAAAGCGAAATCCACGGTCATCGTGGTGGCTGAGGGCGCAGGGCAGCACCATCTTCCTTCGGAAAAAAGCACGGATGCTTCAGGGAACAAAAAACTTGGCGACATTGGAACTTTCTTGAAGCAGCAAATCGAGAAAACCTTTGCGTATCGAAAGAACTTGACGCTCAAATACATTGATCCGAGCTACATGATTCGCTCAGCGCCCCCGACACCTCACGATTCAATTTTCTGTGGCTACGTGGCTCAAGCCGCTGCGCATGCAGGGATGGCAGGAAAAACCGGTATGGCCGTAGGCCGCGCCCACGGTGCCTTTACCCACATTCCTCTGCAAACGTTGGTGCATAAGCAAAAGCGAGTGGATCCAGAAGGTCAGCTCTGGCTTTCGGTCTTGGAGTCCACCGGCCAGCCTTTCACGCTTACATCCTCGAACCGAGGTTAA
- a CDS encoding glycosidase: MEYEKYKELFLRHDGNPILTRDQMPYSANSVFNPAAAIVDGETLLLLRVEDRSGLSHLTVARSKNGITGWRIDEQPTFCPDPENHPEEIWGVEDPRITYLEEEKRWIVAYTAFSRGGPLVALATTEDFCTFERLGPVTTPDDKDAALFPVRFGGRWALLHRPMTAGIRMGAHIWISFSPDLKHWGDHQILLHARDGAWWDANKIGLSPPPLKTDRGWLLLYHGVRNTAAGCLYRLGLALLDLENPTHVLRRSKEWVFGPREHYERTGDVADVVFPCGWVLDGEEVRIYYGAADTSIGLATANIHELFNHLDEQDSKMNASYWPPNLVQFFFLTRR, translated from the coding sequence ATGGAATACGAAAAATACAAAGAACTGTTCCTCAGGCACGACGGCAATCCAATTCTCACGCGCGATCAAATGCCCTACTCGGCGAACAGTGTCTTCAACCCTGCCGCCGCAATAGTGGATGGGGAAACTCTTTTGTTGCTACGTGTTGAAGACCGCTCTGGACTGTCTCATCTCACGGTCGCCCGAAGTAAGAATGGCATCACAGGCTGGCGCATTGACGAGCAACCCACCTTCTGCCCCGATCCGGAAAACCATCCCGAAGAAATATGGGGAGTCGAAGACCCTCGCATTACCTATCTCGAAGAAGAGAAACGCTGGATTGTTGCCTATACTGCTTTTTCTCGCGGTGGCCCTTTAGTTGCATTGGCCACAACCGAAGATTTCTGCACCTTTGAGCGCCTCGGCCCAGTCACAACACCTGATGACAAAGACGCAGCCTTGTTTCCGGTCCGATTTGGTGGCCGTTGGGCACTCTTGCATCGACCCATGACCGCCGGCATACGAATGGGCGCACATATTTGGATTTCCTTTTCACCGGATCTCAAGCATTGGGGCGATCATCAGATTTTGCTTCATGCACGCGATGGCGCGTGGTGGGATGCAAACAAGATCGGCCTCTCACCACCTCCTCTTAAAACCGATCGTGGTTGGCTCTTGCTCTACCACGGCGTGCGCAACACTGCAGCAGGCTGCCTTTATAGACTAGGCCTTGCTCTGCTCGACTTGGAAAATCCAACGCATGTGCTTCGACGATCGAAAGAATGGGTGTTTGGGCCGCGTGAACACTACGAGCGTACAGGTGATGTAGCTGATGTCGTGTTTCCTTGTGGGTGGGTCCTCGACGGCGAAGAAGTCCGAATCTATTACGGAGCTGCCGATACGAGCATCGGACTAGCCACGGCAAACATCCACGAGCTTTTCAATCATCTCGACGAACAAGACTCCAAAATGAATGCCTCCTACTGGCCTCCTAATTTAGTGCAGTTTTTTTTTCTTACACGGCGATAA